The following are encoded together in the Nitrospiria bacterium genome:
- a CDS encoding phosphate-starvation-inducible PsiE family protein: MSPSEAELRQLRFMERLEKYGYIAAGLSFLILGMVVFFYGWLEFVLKMTEGPSRATLVLMNDLLLVVILLELFRTVINFLKSRTISLEPFLHVGIIAAVRRLLTIGAEMTLRGDISETRFNQYLLDALVSIGIILALVIALYIYGLRSNSAEPTGPK; encoded by the coding sequence ATGAGTCCGAGTGAAGCAGAATTGCGACAGCTCCGTTTCATGGAGCGGTTGGAAAAATACGGCTACATCGCGGCCGGACTCAGTTTTCTGATATTAGGGATGGTGGTATTTTTCTACGGCTGGCTCGAATTTGTCCTCAAGATGACCGAGGGGCCTTCGCGCGCGACCCTGGTTTTGATGAACGACCTTCTTTTGGTGGTCATCCTACTTGAGCTCTTTCGGACCGTCATTAACTTTCTCAAGAGCCGAACGATCAGTCTGGAGCCCTTCCTTCATGTCGGCATCATTGCGGCCGTCCGGCGGCTTTTGACGATCGGCGCCGAAATGACCCTCCGGGGGGATATCTCCGAGACCCGCTTCAATCAATACCTGCTTGACGCGCTCGTGAGCATCGGGATCATCCTGGCCTTGGTCATCGCGCTTTATATTTACGGCCTGCGATCGAACTCGGCCGAACCCACCGGCCCGAAATAA
- the trpE gene encoding anthranilate synthase component I produces MKRISMKTIPREAAYHPSLDEFIRKSGKGNLIPVYREILADLETPVSAFLKIRDERYGFLLESVEGGEKWARYSFLGSRPSLVIKGSLDELALIRPKRVDRLPVKTDPLETLKEIMADYQPVEVEGVPRFFGGAVGYLGYDLIRSIERLPDLNRDRLDLPVMSLMVTDTLLIFDNVAQTIKVVSNVHLTGGERRGPDAARRAYREAVDKIEAIIARLRKPGRFPKERRRPRGKSSEVNITSNMSSPAFQKMVRQAKEYIRSGDIFQVVLSQRFETEAGSEPFDIYRALRVINPSPYMYYLQLDGIELVGSSPEVLVRCEDRKIELRPIAGTRPRGRNEEEDQAQERELLNDQKERAEHIMLVDLGRNDVGRVSEVGKVHVEKLMAVERYSHVMHLVSQIEGRLRKDQDVYDVMRAGFPAGTVSGAPKIRAMEIIEELEPTGRGPYAGAVGYFSFSGNMDTCINIRTIVIKDGRAYIQAGAGIVADSDPGREYQETVNKAKAMLAAIEKARHGLE; encoded by the coding sequence ATGAAACGAATATCGATGAAAACAATCCCGCGCGAAGCGGCGTATCATCCTTCGTTGGATGAATTTATCCGCAAGTCCGGGAAGGGGAATCTGATTCCGGTCTATCGGGAGATCCTGGCCGATCTGGAAACGCCCGTGTCCGCCTTTCTCAAAATCCGTGATGAGCGCTATGGCTTTCTCCTGGAAAGCGTGGAGGGCGGGGAAAAATGGGCGAGATACTCCTTTCTGGGAAGTCGTCCGTCGCTGGTCATCAAGGGGTCGCTCGATGAGTTGGCCTTGATCCGCCCTAAGCGGGTGGACCGTCTTCCGGTCAAGACGGACCCCCTGGAAACGCTCAAAGAGATTATGGCCGACTATCAGCCGGTGGAAGTGGAAGGGGTCCCGCGGTTCTTTGGGGGCGCCGTCGGGTATCTTGGCTACGATTTGATCCGAAGCATCGAACGGCTTCCCGATCTAAATCGCGATCGTCTGGACCTGCCGGTGATGTCTCTGATGGTTACCGACACGCTTTTGATCTTCGATAATGTGGCGCAGACGATCAAGGTGGTTTCGAACGTTCATCTGACCGGCGGAGAGCGGAGGGGACCCGATGCGGCGCGCCGGGCCTACCGCGAGGCGGTGGACAAGATCGAGGCCATTATCGCTCGATTAAGGAAGCCGGGTCGCTTTCCCAAGGAACGGCGGCGTCCCCGCGGGAAGTCTTCGGAAGTGAATATCACCTCAAACATGAGCTCGCCGGCCTTTCAGAAGATGGTGCGGCAGGCCAAGGAGTACATCCGTTCGGGTGACATTTTCCAAGTCGTGCTCTCCCAGCGTTTTGAGACCGAGGCGGGGTCCGAGCCCTTCGATATTTATCGGGCTCTTCGGGTCATCAACCCGTCGCCGTACATGTACTATCTCCAGTTGGACGGCATCGAGCTGGTCGGATCCTCGCCGGAGGTGCTCGTCCGGTGCGAGGATCGCAAAATCGAACTGCGACCGATCGCCGGCACCCGGCCGCGCGGTCGGAATGAGGAGGAGGACCAGGCGCAGGAGCGGGAGTTGCTGAACGATCAAAAGGAACGGGCGGAACATATCATGCTGGTGGATCTGGGACGCAATGATGTGGGGCGCGTCTCCGAGGTCGGAAAGGTGCATGTGGAGAAATTGATGGCGGTCGAACGGTATTCCCATGTCATGCATCTCGTCTCGCAAATCGAAGGCCGGCTCCGGAAAGACCAGGACGTTTACGATGTGATGCGGGCCGGCTTTCCCGCCGGGACCGTTTCGGGAGCGCCCAAGATCCGGGCCATGGAAATTATCGAGGAATTGGAACCGACCGGCCGCGGTCCGTACGCCGGCGCCGTGGGTTACTTCAGTTTCTCCGGAAATATGGACACATGCATCAACATCCGTACGATCGTGATCAAGGACGGGCGGGCCTATATTCAGGCCGGGGCCGGGATCGTGGCCGACTCCGATCCCGGACGCGAATATCAGGAAACGGTGAACAAGGCCAAGGCGATGCTGGCCGCGATCGAAAAGGCCCGACACGGTTTAGAATAA
- a CDS encoding response regulator, producing MADENKYCLCCGEQVPLNKVQRDGKLETTCVYCGFVLDVAVEEGGYAAACIMTADDSELTRDLLKGAMLEKKLARSVISARNGQEFITLFTKRLTEKQAVDLVILDLEMPVMDGVTAARMMRAIEEKYKTAKVPILFFSAHKCDENLKRQMALFSPASYVNKGSDSNPTKLVERIDQLIGYYMINRESTAS from the coding sequence ATGGCAGATGAAAACAAGTATTGCCTCTGTTGCGGGGAGCAGGTGCCCCTCAACAAAGTACAGCGGGATGGAAAGCTGGAGACCACCTGCGTTTACTGCGGATTTGTTTTGGACGTCGCGGTGGAGGAAGGAGGCTATGCGGCCGCTTGCATTATGACGGCCGATGATTCGGAGCTGACGCGGGACCTTCTCAAGGGAGCGATGCTCGAGAAAAAACTGGCGCGATCGGTCATTTCGGCCAGGAACGGTCAGGAATTCATCACATTGTTCACGAAAAGGTTGACCGAAAAACAGGCCGTGGATTTGGTGATTCTCGATCTGGAGATGCCGGTCATGGATGGGGTCACGGCCGCGCGGATGATGCGCGCGATCGAAGAGAAATACAAGACGGCCAAAGTTCCGATTTTATTTTTCTCCGCCCATAAATGCGATGAGAATTTGAAGCGACAGATGGCCCTGTTCAGCCCGGCGAGCTACGTCAATAAGGGAAGCGATTCCAATCCGACCAAACTCGTGGAACGAATTGATCAACTGATCGGCTATTACATGATCAATCGCGAGTCGACCGCCTCCTAA
- a CDS encoding aminodeoxychorismate/anthranilate synthase component II, producing the protein MLLMIDNYDSFTYNLVQYFGELDQDVRVYRNDRITLDEIAELRPERIVISPGPCTPKEAGVSIELIKQFAGRLPILGVCLGHQAIGEAFGGEVVRAPRLMHGKTSMIHHDGKTIFKSLPNPFEATRYHSLIVRRETLPPVLQVSAETREGEIMGLRHLNYPVEGVQFHPESILTKAGMDLLRNFLKI; encoded by the coding sequence ATGCTGTTGATGATCGACAACTACGACTCCTTCACGTACAACTTGGTCCAATATTTCGGGGAACTGGACCAGGACGTGCGCGTTTACCGCAACGATCGGATCACGCTGGACGAGATCGCCGAGCTCCGGCCCGAGCGGATCGTGATCTCCCCCGGACCCTGCACCCCGAAGGAAGCCGGCGTCTCGATCGAGCTCATCAAACAGTTCGCCGGCCGCCTTCCGATCCTGGGAGTCTGTCTCGGTCACCAGGCGATCGGAGAGGCCTTCGGCGGCGAGGTGGTGAGGGCCCCCCGCTTGATGCACGGTAAAACCTCGATGATTCACCACGATGGAAAGACGATTTTCAAATCGCTTCCGAACCCTTTCGAGGCGACCCGGTATCATTCACTGATCGTGAGGCGGGAGACCCTCCCTCCCGTATTGCAGGTTTCGGCCGAAACCCGGGAGGGAGAAATCATGGGCCTTCGGCATTTGAATTATCCGGTTGAAGGGGTGCAGTTTCACCCGGAATCCATCCTGACCAAGGCGGGGATGGATCTTTTGAGAAACTTTCTGAAGATATAG